Proteins encoded by one window of Prevotella nigrescens:
- a CDS encoding DUF6089 family protein — MKRILSYILFLMASVPILAQDGEEYRMELGAGIGLMGYLGDFNGALTKDLQPMGTVLARYAFNPYMGLKFNISYGKMKGKSNDVKTYYPKFTTTPYEFNNTLVDVGAVYEYNFWPYGTGREYRGAQRLTPFVFGGIGATYAQIKNGDRKSAFSANVPIGLGIKYKLGERTNIGLEWAMHFCLSDELDGQKDPYDIKSSGAFKNTDCYSTLQLTITYSFMTKCRTCHNEDE, encoded by the coding sequence ATGAAGCGTATCCTTTCCTACATATTGTTTCTCATGGCTTCTGTACCCATTCTGGCACAAGATGGTGAAGAATACAGAATGGAATTGGGTGCAGGAATAGGACTGATGGGCTACCTTGGCGACTTCAACGGCGCGCTGACAAAAGACCTTCAGCCTATGGGGACTGTGTTGGCACGCTATGCCTTTAATCCCTATATGGGACTAAAGTTCAATATCTCTTATGGGAAGATGAAAGGTAAATCGAACGATGTTAAAACCTATTACCCTAAATTTACCACAACGCCCTATGAGTTTAACAACACACTGGTAGATGTCGGGGCAGTTTACGAATACAACTTCTGGCCTTATGGTACAGGCAGGGAATACAGGGGGGCACAACGCCTGACGCCTTTTGTTTTCGGAGGAATAGGTGCGACCTATGCACAAATAAAGAATGGAGACAGGAAATCGGCTTTTTCAGCGAATGTCCCGATAGGTTTAGGCATCAAATATAAATTAGGAGAACGAACAAACATTGGATTGGAATGGGCAATGCATTTCTGTCTATCCGACGAATTGGACGGGCAAAAGGATCCTTACGACATAAAGAGTAGTGGAGCTTTTAAGAATACTGACTGTTATTCTACACTGCAACTCACCATTACCTATAGTTTTATGACTAAATGTCGGACTTGTCATAACGAAGACGAATAA